A section of the Apodemus sylvaticus chromosome 10, mApoSyl1.1, whole genome shotgun sequence genome encodes:
- the Pik3r5 gene encoding phosphoinositide 3-kinase regulatory subunit 5 isoform X2, protein MQPAATTCTEDRIQHALERCLHGLSLGRRSAPWSAGLCLNCWSLQELVSRDPGHFLILLEQILQKTQEVQEKGTYDLLAPLALLFYSTVLCTPHFPPDSDLLLKAASTYHCFLTWPVPYCSICREMLTFIDAELKAPGISYQRLVRAEQGLPIRSHRSSTVTVLLLNPVEVQAEFLAVADKLSTPGQSPHGAYTTLLLHAFQATFGAHCDLPKLHRKLQSKTLEELEDIFTETTEAQELASGFGDVAEARQWLRTKLQAVGEKAGFPGILDTASPGKLHTIPIPVARCYTYSWNQDSFDILQEVLLKEQELLQPGILGDGEEEEEEDLEIDRHCAERDSLLSTSSLLSHDSTLLLSSSQASGPVLSRQMLTTFVSGLSDGMDSGYVEDSEESSSEWPKKPGHQRQGHRRPGQKFNRFYKLLKSTSQLVLRRDSRSLEGSVDPTLPLRRAGSLCSPLDCPAQLPSRAQRSRSLPQPKLSTQLPSWLLAPPSHHQRRRPFLSGDEDPKASTLRVVVFGSDRISGKVARAYSKLRRLENSHPILTRFFKLQFFYVPVKRSHGPSSSACPASLSQASPFTADSPKHPSPADLGMAPWEDSTNDISHYLGMLDPWYERNVLGLMHLPPEVLCQSLKADSQPLEGSATQLPILADMLLYYCRFAARPVLLQVYQTELTFVTGEKTTEIFIQSLELGHSATTRAIKASGPGSKRLGIDDDREAVPLTLQIIYGKGAISGRSRWSNLEKVCTSVNLSKACQKPEELDSSMEALTLTLTEVVKRQNPKSKKGFNQISTSYIKVDKVQIIGSSSCPFAVCLDQDERKILQSVVRCEVSPCYKPEKSSLPPERSFSQPADPGPDLCSLLCLPIMTFSGALP, encoded by the exons ATGCAGCCAGCAGCCACCACGTGCACAGAGGACCGCATCCAGCACGCTCTGGAGCGATGCTTGCATGGACTGAGCCTCGGACGCCGTTCTGCTCCCTGGTCAG CCGGGCTGTGTCTGAACTGCTGGAGCCTACAGGAGCTGGTCAGCAGGGACCCGGGCCACTTCCTCATCCTCCTGGAACAGATCCTACAGAAGACCCAAGAG GTCCAAGAGAAGGGCACCTATGACCTCCTCGCCCCGCTGGCGCTGCTCTTCTACTCCACTGTCCTCTGT ACACCACACTTCCCACCAGACTCAGACCTCCTGCTGAAGGCAGCCAGCACCTACCACTGCTTCCTGACCTGGCCGGTCCCCTACTGCAGCATCTGCAGAGAGATGCTCACCTTCATAGATGCTGAACTCAAGGCCCCCG GAATCTCCTACCAGCGGCTGGTGAGGGCTGAGCAGGGCCTGCCCATCAGGAGCCATCGAAGTTCCACAGT CACTGTGCTGTTGCTGAACCCTGTCGAGGTGCAGGCTGAATTCCTTGCTGTCGCAGACAAGCTGAGCACACCTGGACAGTCACCCCATGGCGCCTACACCACCCTGCTGCTGCACGCCTTCCAGGCCACCTTTGGGGCCCACTGTGACCTTCCTAAACTACACCGCAAACTTCAG TCCAAGACTCTAGAAGAGCTCGAGGACATCTTCACGGAGACGACGGAAGCCCAGGAGCTGGCGTCTGGCTTTGGTGATGTAGCAGAAGCCCGCCAGTGGCTCCGGACCAAGCTACAGGCAGTGGGAGAAAAAGCCGGCTTCCCTGGCATCTTAG ACACTGCAAGCCCTGGGAAACTTCACACGATCCCCATCCCTGTCGCCAGATGCTACACCTACAGCTGGAACCAGGACAGTTTTG ACATCCTACAGGAAGTTCTTCTCAAGGAACAGGAACTGCTGCAGCCAGGGATCCTGGGAGAtggtgaagaggaggaagaggaggacttgGAGATTGATAGGCACTGTGCTGAGAGGGACTCTCTCCTCTCCACAAGCTCTCTGCTGTCTCATGACTCCACACTGTTGCTTAGCTCCTCTCAGGCCTCAGGACCAGTGCTGTCCCGCCAGATGCTGACCACCTTTGTCTCAGGCCTCTCGGATGGCATGGACAGTGGCTACGTGGAGGACAGTGAGGAGAGCTCCTCAGAGTGGCCCAAGAAACCCGGCCACCAACGCCAGGGTCACCGCAGGCCTGGGCAGAAGTTCAACAGGTTCTATAAACTCTTAAAGAGCACCAGCCAGCTGGTCCTGCGGAGGGATTCTCGGAGCTTGGAGGGCAGTGTAGACCCAACCTTGCCGCTGCGGAGGGCGGGGAGCCTCTGTAGCCCCTTGGACTGCCCCGCTCAGCTCCCCTCCCGGGCTCAGCGCTCACGGTCCCTACCCCAGCCCAAGCTCAGCACCCAGCTACCCAGCTGGCTCCTGGCACCACCCTCACACCACCAGCGCCGACGCCCCTTCCTCAGTGGTGACGAGGACCCCAAGGCTTCCACGCTACGGGTTGTGGTCTTTGGCTCTGACCGGATTTCGGGGAAGGTAGCTCGGGCCTACAGCAAGCTCAG GAGGCTGGAGAACAGCCACCCAATCCTCACACGGTTCTTCAAGCTCCAGTTCTTCTATGTGCCTGTGAAGAGAAGCCATGGACCCAGCTCCAGTGCCTGCCCAGCCTCTCTGAGCCAGGCATCTCCATTCACCGCAGACTCCCCGAAGCACCCCAGCCCTGCA GACCTTGGCATGGCCCCATGGGAGGACAGTACCAATGACATCTCTCACTACCTCGGTATGCTTGACCCCTGGTACGAACGCAATGTGCTGGGCCTCATGCACCTGCCTCCTGAAGTCCTTTGTCAG TCCCTGAAGGCGGACTCTCAGCCCCTGGAGGGCTCGGCCACCCAGCTGCCCATCCTGGCTGATATGTTACTTTATTACTGCCGCTTCGCGGCCCGCCCCGTGTTGCTGCAGGTTTACCAGACAGAG CTGACCTTCGTCACTGGGGAGAAGACCACGGAGATCTTCATCCAGTCTCTGGAGCTGGGTCACTCTGCGACCACTCGAGCTATCAAGGCTTCAG GTCCGGGTAGCAAGAGGCTAGGCATTGACGACGACCGGGAGGCGGTTCCTCTAACACTACAGATTATTTACGGCAAG GGAGCCATCAGTGGGCGAAGCCGCTGGAGCAACCTGGAGAAGGTCTGCACCTCGGTTAACCTCAGCAAGGCCTGCCAGAAGCCGGAGGAGCTAG ACTCCAGCATGGAGGCGCTGACGCTAACCCTGACAGAAGTGGTGAAGAGGCAGAATCCTAAATCCAAAAAGGGCTTTAACCAG ATCAGCACATCCTACATCAAAGTAGACAAGGTGCAGATCATCGGCTCCAGCAGCTGCCCCTTCGCTGTGTGTCTAGACCAGGATGAAAGAAAGATCCTGCAGAGTGTGGTCAG GTGCGAAGTGTCACCATGCTACAAGCCAGAGAAGAGCAGCTTGCCACCCGAGAGGTCCTTCAGCCAGCCAGCAGACCCTGGGCCTGACCTGTGctcccttctctgccttcccATCATGACTTTCAGTGGGGCCCTGCCCTAG
- the Pik3r5 gene encoding phosphoinositide 3-kinase regulatory subunit 5 isoform X1 produces the protein MQPAATTCTEDRIQHALERCLHGLSLGRRSAPWSAGLCLNCWSLQELVSRDPGHFLILLEQILQKTQEVQEKGTYDLLAPLALLFYSTVLCTPHFPPDSDLLLKAASTYHCFLTWPVPYCSICREMLTFIDAELKAPGISYQRLVRAEQGLPIRSHRSSTVTVLLLNPVEVQAEFLAVADKLSTPGQSPHGAYTTLLLHAFQATFGAHCDLPKLHRKLQSKTLEELEDIFTETTEAQELASGFGDVAEARQWLRTKLQAVGEKAGFPGILDTASPGKLHTIPIPVARCYTYSWNQDSFDILQEVLLKEQELLQPGILGDGEEEEEEDLEIDRHCAERDSLLSTSSLLSHDSTLLLSSSQASGPVLSRQMLTTFVSGLSDGMDSGYVEDSEESSSEWPKKPGHQRQGHRRPGQKFNRFYKLLKSTSQLVLRRDSRSLEGSVDPTLPLRRAGSLCSPLDCPAQLPSRAQRSRSLPQPKLSTQLPSWLLAPPSHHQRRRPFLSGDEDPKASTLRVVVFGSDRISGKVARAYSKLRRLENSHPILTRFFKLQFFYVPVKRSHGPSSSACPASLSQASPFTADSPKHPSPADLGMAPWEDSTNDISHYLGMLDPWYERNVLGLMHLPPEVLCQQSLKADSQPLEGSATQLPILADMLLYYCRFAARPVLLQVYQTELTFVTGEKTTEIFIQSLELGHSATTRAIKASGPGSKRLGIDDDREAVPLTLQIIYGKGAISGRSRWSNLEKVCTSVNLSKACQKPEELDSSMEALTLTLTEVVKRQNPKSKKGFNQISTSYIKVDKVQIIGSSSCPFAVCLDQDERKILQSVVRCEVSPCYKPEKSSLPPERSFSQPADPGPDLCSLLCLPIMTFSGALP, from the exons ATGCAGCCAGCAGCCACCACGTGCACAGAGGACCGCATCCAGCACGCTCTGGAGCGATGCTTGCATGGACTGAGCCTCGGACGCCGTTCTGCTCCCTGGTCAG CCGGGCTGTGTCTGAACTGCTGGAGCCTACAGGAGCTGGTCAGCAGGGACCCGGGCCACTTCCTCATCCTCCTGGAACAGATCCTACAGAAGACCCAAGAG GTCCAAGAGAAGGGCACCTATGACCTCCTCGCCCCGCTGGCGCTGCTCTTCTACTCCACTGTCCTCTGT ACACCACACTTCCCACCAGACTCAGACCTCCTGCTGAAGGCAGCCAGCACCTACCACTGCTTCCTGACCTGGCCGGTCCCCTACTGCAGCATCTGCAGAGAGATGCTCACCTTCATAGATGCTGAACTCAAGGCCCCCG GAATCTCCTACCAGCGGCTGGTGAGGGCTGAGCAGGGCCTGCCCATCAGGAGCCATCGAAGTTCCACAGT CACTGTGCTGTTGCTGAACCCTGTCGAGGTGCAGGCTGAATTCCTTGCTGTCGCAGACAAGCTGAGCACACCTGGACAGTCACCCCATGGCGCCTACACCACCCTGCTGCTGCACGCCTTCCAGGCCACCTTTGGGGCCCACTGTGACCTTCCTAAACTACACCGCAAACTTCAG TCCAAGACTCTAGAAGAGCTCGAGGACATCTTCACGGAGACGACGGAAGCCCAGGAGCTGGCGTCTGGCTTTGGTGATGTAGCAGAAGCCCGCCAGTGGCTCCGGACCAAGCTACAGGCAGTGGGAGAAAAAGCCGGCTTCCCTGGCATCTTAG ACACTGCAAGCCCTGGGAAACTTCACACGATCCCCATCCCTGTCGCCAGATGCTACACCTACAGCTGGAACCAGGACAGTTTTG ACATCCTACAGGAAGTTCTTCTCAAGGAACAGGAACTGCTGCAGCCAGGGATCCTGGGAGAtggtgaagaggaggaagaggaggacttgGAGATTGATAGGCACTGTGCTGAGAGGGACTCTCTCCTCTCCACAAGCTCTCTGCTGTCTCATGACTCCACACTGTTGCTTAGCTCCTCTCAGGCCTCAGGACCAGTGCTGTCCCGCCAGATGCTGACCACCTTTGTCTCAGGCCTCTCGGATGGCATGGACAGTGGCTACGTGGAGGACAGTGAGGAGAGCTCCTCAGAGTGGCCCAAGAAACCCGGCCACCAACGCCAGGGTCACCGCAGGCCTGGGCAGAAGTTCAACAGGTTCTATAAACTCTTAAAGAGCACCAGCCAGCTGGTCCTGCGGAGGGATTCTCGGAGCTTGGAGGGCAGTGTAGACCCAACCTTGCCGCTGCGGAGGGCGGGGAGCCTCTGTAGCCCCTTGGACTGCCCCGCTCAGCTCCCCTCCCGGGCTCAGCGCTCACGGTCCCTACCCCAGCCCAAGCTCAGCACCCAGCTACCCAGCTGGCTCCTGGCACCACCCTCACACCACCAGCGCCGACGCCCCTTCCTCAGTGGTGACGAGGACCCCAAGGCTTCCACGCTACGGGTTGTGGTCTTTGGCTCTGACCGGATTTCGGGGAAGGTAGCTCGGGCCTACAGCAAGCTCAG GAGGCTGGAGAACAGCCACCCAATCCTCACACGGTTCTTCAAGCTCCAGTTCTTCTATGTGCCTGTGAAGAGAAGCCATGGACCCAGCTCCAGTGCCTGCCCAGCCTCTCTGAGCCAGGCATCTCCATTCACCGCAGACTCCCCGAAGCACCCCAGCCCTGCA GACCTTGGCATGGCCCCATGGGAGGACAGTACCAATGACATCTCTCACTACCTCGGTATGCTTGACCCCTGGTACGAACGCAATGTGCTGGGCCTCATGCACCTGCCTCCTGAAGTCCTTTGTCAG CAGTCCCTGAAGGCGGACTCTCAGCCCCTGGAGGGCTCGGCCACCCAGCTGCCCATCCTGGCTGATATGTTACTTTATTACTGCCGCTTCGCGGCCCGCCCCGTGTTGCTGCAGGTTTACCAGACAGAG CTGACCTTCGTCACTGGGGAGAAGACCACGGAGATCTTCATCCAGTCTCTGGAGCTGGGTCACTCTGCGACCACTCGAGCTATCAAGGCTTCAG GTCCGGGTAGCAAGAGGCTAGGCATTGACGACGACCGGGAGGCGGTTCCTCTAACACTACAGATTATTTACGGCAAG GGAGCCATCAGTGGGCGAAGCCGCTGGAGCAACCTGGAGAAGGTCTGCACCTCGGTTAACCTCAGCAAGGCCTGCCAGAAGCCGGAGGAGCTAG ACTCCAGCATGGAGGCGCTGACGCTAACCCTGACAGAAGTGGTGAAGAGGCAGAATCCTAAATCCAAAAAGGGCTTTAACCAG ATCAGCACATCCTACATCAAAGTAGACAAGGTGCAGATCATCGGCTCCAGCAGCTGCCCCTTCGCTGTGTGTCTAGACCAGGATGAAAGAAAGATCCTGCAGAGTGTGGTCAG GTGCGAAGTGTCACCATGCTACAAGCCAGAGAAGAGCAGCTTGCCACCCGAGAGGTCCTTCAGCCAGCCAGCAGACCCTGGGCCTGACCTGTGctcccttctctgccttcccATCATGACTTTCAGTGGGGCCCTGCCCTAG